One segment of Chionomys nivalis chromosome 3, mChiNiv1.1, whole genome shotgun sequence DNA contains the following:
- the LOC130871920 gene encoding speedy protein E4A-like: protein MGEGTSCVDSVKVQEEGGIDQSLGFVEGGKQAGRIVTAGQLSLCSERQSTQPGITRPLPGVLTHGEISGPAEPRAEANSQPPSTSPKRKRNLSSDSEDDLAELLDPEPEPVWSVETLCGLRMTLRRRRASMVRPEHHKVFTRLLEDPVVKKFLAWDKTLRVSDKYLLSMVIAYFSRAGLFSWQYRPIHFFLALYLANDMEEDNQAPKQDIFYFLYGKSYAQRPMFHKLRFQFIRSMGWRIWVSREECEEIQAYDPELWVWARDRTNLT, encoded by the exons ATGGGGGAAGGGACGTCATGTGTGGATTCAGTGAAAGTCCAGGAGGAGGGCGGGATAGACCAAAGTCTGGGATTTGTGGAAGGGGGGAAACAGGCTGGGAGAATTGTGACCGCTGGCCAACTGTCATTGTGTTCTGAGCGACAGAGTACTCAGCCTGGCATCACCAGGCCCTTACCTGGGGTGCTGACGCATGGGGAGATCTCAGGACCAGCAG AACCAAGGGCGGAGGCCAACTCCCAGCCTCCGTCCACCAGcccaaagaggaagaggaacttGTCATCGGATTCTGAGGATGACCTGGCAGAGCTGCTGGACCCTGAGCCTGAGCCGGTGTGGTCCGTGGAGACACTGTGTGGGCTCAGGATGACACTGAGGAGGAGGCGCGCATCTATGGTGAGGCCTGAACACCACAAGGTCTTCACCAGGCTGCTGG AGGATCCTGTGGTGAAAAAATTCCTGGCCTGGGACAAGACGCTGAGAGTGTCTGATAAG TACCTCCTGTCTATGGTCATAGCTTATTTCAGCCGCGCCGGACTCTTCTCCTGGCAGTATAGGCCAATCCACTTCTTCCTAGCTCT GTACCTGGCCAATGACATGGAGGAGGACAACCAGGCCCCTAAACAAGATATTTTTTACTTCCTCTACGGGAAGAGCTATGCCCAGCGCCCCATGTTCCACAAACTGCGGTTCCAGTTTATTCGGTCCATGGGCTGGAGGATCTGGGTGTCCCGGGAGGAGTGTGAagag ATCCAGGCTTATGACCCAGAGCTGTGGGTGTGGGCACGAGATCGCACCAACCTCACCTAG